The genomic segment GCTGCTCTGCTGTGCCAGATGTGATGCTGATGAGAACAGGAGACAGGAGGACCTACAACAACagagaaaagtggaggaaagACATAGAAACAGGGAAGAAAAGGCAGAATGATCTAAAGAGCAGCGTGCCAAGAGGAAGAAGTAGAGAGACTCCTCATAAGAGGAGTAAAAACCCCTCTTAACGTGGGACCTCAAGATCAGAGGGGAGGTTAGGGTGCAGTTTAGTGTAAGCACATAATGAGGTCATATTGAATGAAATAATGGCACATAGTGAGGTCATTTTGAATGAAATAATCCTTAGAACAACTTTAATGATATGCACAATGTATTTGACCATATATTTCAAAGTAGATGTCACAGGGGAGACACCCGCTCTCTTGTGCACACAACCCCAGCCACGCCCACATCtcaaccacacctacaccccaaCCACACCCATACTCAGCCACTCCCTCGTTCACAGTCTCCCACCTActgacactcaccacacacctgAAGATGGAAACGACACACTGCGCAATTGCTACACCAGTTCCACTTTgtttaggggcagtcatggcctggtggttagggaactggtcttgtgaccgcagggtcccgggttcgattcccagacctgaggccatgactgaggtgcccctgagcaaggcccttaaccctcaattgctcacttgtataaaaattagataaaaatgtaagtcgctctgaataagggcgtctgccaaatgccataaatgtaaatgtttaagagcattgtgcatgtgcatgtttgcACACTAAGAGACTAATTTAGTGTGTGAGTCTAATGTTCTCATCTTGACTGTGGTAAAGATAGTTAATATGTTCCACTGTCACCCTCACCCACTGCTTCtgacatacagtggggaaaataagtatttagtcagtcacccagtcagttctcccacttaaaaagatgagagaggcctgtaattgacatcataggtagacctcaactatgagagacaaaatgtgaaaaaaaaattgagaaaatcattttgtctgacttttaaagaatttatttgcaaataatggtggaaaataagtatttggtcacctacaaacaagcaagatttccggctgtcacagacctgtaacttcttttttaagaggctcctctttcccccactcattacctgtattaatggcacctgtttgaagtcgttaacagtatataagacacctgcccacaacctcaaacagtcacactccaaactccactatggtgaagacgaaagagctgtcggagcaCACCAGAAACTGAATTGTAGatctgcaccaggctgggaagactgaatctgcaataggcaagcagcttggtgtgaagaaatctactgtgggagcaataatcagaaaatggaagacctaaaagaccactactaatctccctcgatctggggctccacgcaagatctcagcccgtggggtcaaaatgatcacaagaacggtgaggaaaaatcccagaaccacaaggggggatctagtgaatgacctgcagaaagctgagaccaacgttacaaaggctaccatcagcaacacactacaacgccagggactcagatcttgcagtgccagacgtgtccccctgcttaagccatgaaaccaaagtagaactatttggtaaaaacacaactcgtcgtgtttggaggacagtgaatgctgagttgcatccaaagaacaccaaacCAGCTGTGAAGAATGGgagtggcaacatcatgctttggggctgtttctctgcaaagggaccaggacaactggtccgtgtacatgaaagaatgaatggggccatgtattgtgagattttgggtgcaaacctcccatcagcaagggcaatgaagatgaaacgtggctgggtctttcagcatgataatgatcccaagcacactgccagggcaacaaaggagtggcttcgtaagaaacatttcaaagtcctggagtgccctagccagtctcccgatctcaaccccatcgaaaacctttggagggagttaaaagtccgtgttgcctgccgacagccccaaaacatcactgctctagaggagatctgcatggaggaatgggccaacataccagcaacagtgtgtgccaaccttgtgaagacttacagaaaacgtttgacctctgtcattgccaacagaaaatatacaacaaagtattgagatgaacttttgttattgaccaaatacttattttccaccattatttgcaaataaattctttaaaagtcaaacaaaatgattttctcaattttttttttacattttgtctctcatagttgaggtctacctatgatgtcaattaccggcctctctcatctttttaagtgagagaacttgcacaattggtgactgactaaatacttattttccccactgtaatgACGCCTCTGGCGTTACAGTAGGTACTGGAATTATTCAAGAAACTGTGTCCCTGTAAAATTTCTGATCATTTAggccaggcgtactcaactaaatttgtccgcggtccaattttggcagatacctgtgccctgaggtccggtgcggcgggggtggcgaacgtaagttgttgagcggggggggggggggggtggggggggggacggtgcgcgaacggtggaggcgtttatactttcgcgagcgtcactgcagtgttctccgaaacgataggcgttttgtccgaaacgatatgtggtagaaacacccctcaaaacaggggaatgaacatttacctgaccaattttaatgttgctatgtttcaggtttgaaaagtgctggaatttaggttaaagtactttaaaatgcttgaaattgtaactacttggtttcacaacaaatagctgtctgactgaatagttctcttgtattaggttaacaaatacgagcctcttgtaattccaggacgaaacatgagagaacatgaagacgttaagattgggcgtttttaaataaacaaccattaaataatgtgataaaaagcgaattatttcgagtatatgtataaatatttaacttaattatgtttaacatgctgggaaatattgaaatggaccttgaaaatgacgtacaagtgctttaattccggTTTCaggtatgaaccctgaaaacgtgactttgttcattgcgctgaagcgcggcgcgaagttacaaaattcgagaggtgcacaacctctcgaaccgacagcgcgcgaggcactcacgcacacgcggagccacagcgattgcgtcattttcgccgcacggaccctcgcgccgctcgcgaagcatcaaccaggcaggcttgttgttgagcggggtggcgaacgtaagttgttgagcgggggtggcaaacgtaacactcgtgacggagtgttttttcaatagccctgaaataaatgctacggttttgttttggtccgtatccagttaatcaggaatgagattgggtccggacaggactgcgttcgggtccggatccggaccgcggtccgccagttgagtacccctgatttaGGCATTGAAATTTAGTCAAACTAACATGTAATACATATTATTAGTCTTACCTGAAATCATATGACCTTTCAGTGTAAAATGACTTAGTGTAAACTGAATCACAAAGGATTTactgaaaaatattttaaaatatacattttgcaGGCTGTTTTGTATTTGTAACAGGGTGGTGTAAGTACATGCACGTAGCAAATTAAACATATGAAGGGGACAAAGTACCATTGATGCTTGAGCTTAACAAATCGTACTTCTTAAATATTCGACATAACAAATagaatatatttttaaagaatACGCCAAAATATCCTCCAATTATGTCCCATATAATTATTAGAtaaatatacactaccgttcaaaagtttggggtcacttagaaatgttcttatttttgaaagaaaagcagtttttttcaatttagctaacattaaatgcatcaaaaatacactctatacattaataatgtggtaaatgactattctagctgtaaacatctggtttttaatgcaatatctaaatagatgtatggagacccccttccaacaaccatcactccagtgttctaatggtacattgtgtttgctaactctgtaaggaggctattggatatttagaaaacccttgaaaacccttgtgcaagtaggttagcacagctgaaaacagttttgctgattagagaagctataaaactgaccttcctttgagctagttgagaatctggagcattacaattgttggttcgattaaactcacaaaatggccacaaaaaaacaactttcaattgaaacttgacagtctattcttgttctgagaaatgaagtctattccatgcgagacattgccaagaaactgaagatttcctacaatggtgtgtactactcccttcagaggagagcacagacaggctctaaccaaagaagaagtggaaggccccgctgtacaactgagcaagaagacaagtacattagagtctccagtttgcgAAATCGaggcctcacaggtcctcaattggcagcttcattaaatagtacccacaaaacgccagtgtctacgtctacagtgaagaggcgactctgggatgctggccttcagggcagagtggcaaagaaaaagccatatctggctaataaaagaaaaagattaatatgggcaaaggaacacagacattggacagaggaagattggaaaaaagtgttatggacagatgaatcaaagtttgaggtgtttggatcacacagacgaacatttgtgagacgcagaacaactgaaaagatgctggaagagtgcctgacaccatctgtcaaacatgttggaggtaatgtgatggtctggggttgctttggtgctggtaaagtgggagatttgaacaaggtaaaagggattttgaataaggaaggctatcactccattttgcaacaccatgtcataccctgtggacagcgcttgattggagccaatttcatcctgcaacaggacaatgacccaaagcacacctccaaattatgcacaaactatttagagaagaagcaggcagctggtatTTTAtcagtaatggagtggccagcgcagtcaccagatctcaaccccattgtaaggaatgccacctgatctaccctaatcagcctcacctgcctcccatcaccacgcccccttcagtcttacttaagcacttcaccagcacgtctcagtcgcgaagtattgttgacacatgccacataccaagcgtttctcTCTCCTGTTTGATCTCCCGTGTTCTGACCCTTGTTCGCTCCCTAGACCTCGTCTCCTCCCTAGCCCTTCTGTGCCTCCTGGATTCTGCTCTCCCGTtacgaccctggaccgtcccgaCCACCCCAAGAGAACGTTACCACTGCTAAGCGTTATGCTAGCGATTTATTCTCCATGTATGTGaattatgtaaataaaagcgacctacttccgcatttggattCTTCTCcgcctggtcaattcgtaacacccattgagctgttgtgggagcagcttgaccgtatggtacgaaaaaagtgcccattaacccaatcaaacttgtgggagcggcttctggaagcatggattgaaatttctccagattacctcagcaacagctagaatgccaaaggtctgcaatgctgtaattgctgctaagggagcattctttgacgaaagcaaagtttaaagtagaaaattatttcaaataaaaaaaaaaacattatttctacgttgtcaatgtctggactatataataataataaaagtatgagatttcagggaaaacacaaatttgtctaggtgaccccaaacttttgaacggtagtgtatatgggAAGAGTACTGTTAAGACAAGAATCATGTAGTCTATTAGCCCGATGAAGGACAGATATACATGTATTTGCTGAGTGATTATTTCTTTTAAACAGTTAATAGAGGAAGAAGAAGGAAATGGAAgaatcatcattatcatcacaaGGTAAAAGGTGGAGGACCATGGAAGAGCCATCAGAGTGTCAGTTAAacacctcatacacacatgaatgaaACACAGCCTGTGTGTTGAATAATATTCTCCATCAATTTATAGATAATTCTGGTTTAGTGGCAATATGATCAGAATAAAAATGCAGTTCTGACTACAGAATGGAGTGATTTACACTGAGCTCCATGTTGTCAGTGTAAACCATGTAAATCAGATCAGGAGATTAAAGTCTGAGGTGGTGGTGCTGAATCCTGGAGAATGAAGAAAGACACATATGATGATAAAATTGAACTTGGATCATGAGTCAAAAAATGTTCCTTTTCATTCTCTGTTGTCTAAATTTCTAACAGTTCTGGGATATTTAAGAACACTGTGTGAAATATACAtagataaaaatatataattatagtAGAATAATTCAATAGTCCTTTATGTTTCCTTTCTAATCAGTCACACGTGACTCCAGCAGCCTCCTGTCTGAGGAGCAGTTCatgtgttctgtctgtctggATGAGTTCATTGATCCAGTCACCACTCCATGTGGACACAACTTCTGTAAGACCTGCCTCACACAATACTGGGACAACAGTCCAAACTGTATATGTCCACTATGTAAAGAGAAATTTACCAAGAGACCTGAACTCAAGATTAATTCAACACTGAGAGAGGTTGTGGATCACTTCATGAAGAAAAAAAGTCTTGATAAACCTGATGTTTTTTGTGACGCCTGCACTGGAGTGAAGTTGAAGGCTGTAAAATCCTGTCTGCACTGTGGTCTGACATTTTGTAAGTCTCATCTAGAGCCCCATAATAATGTTCCAAAACTTAAGAAACACAAACTAATAAACCCTGTGGAGAATGTGGATGACTACATATGTCAGAAACATGACAAACCCCTGGAGCTGTTCTGTAGAAAAgacgagatgtgtgtgtgtcagttctgcacTGAGACAGACCACAAGACACACAACACTGTTACcatagaggaggagagtggagagaaAAGGGTGAGAAACTAACACTGGATAACATCAACATTAAACACGTATATAaaagaaatataaaaaacagagcaccattaaaatataaaacaaacattCTTTGTTTTCCTCCCCGTCTACAGACACAGCTGAGGAAGACACAGTCAGAGGTCCAGCAGATGATCCAAGAGAGACTGAAGAAGATGGAAGAGATCAAACACTCAGTAGAGCTCCGAAAGGTGTGATCAACCACCTACTTCATATCTATTACAAACACATGTTTTTAAGAACTATGAAAACTGAAACTAAGTTTCACATGAGTTTTGTTTGATTGATTAAAGCTTCTTTTCATAAAATGTCTTCTTCCATCAGaaaagcacagagagagagattgcagaCAGCATTGAGGTCTTCACTGCTCTGATGCGCTCCATTGAGAGAAGCCAGGATGAGCTGcttcaggtgatggaggagaagcAGAAAGCAGCAGAGAGGCAGGCTGAAGGACTCATTAAAGACCTGGAGCAGGAGATCACTGAACTaaagaggagagacagtgagctGGAGCAGCTCTCCCACACTGAGGACCACATCCACCTCCTACAGGTCAGTGTTCCTCTCTCTGCTCACAGACAACACAGCACATCACAGGACAACCCTCCCCATGCTGAGgggtttctcctctctcctgctgtactgTAGATCTACCCAACCATGAACAGCCCTCCACATACCAAGAACTGGACTGACATCAGTATCAACACTGATGTGAATGTGGAGAAAGTGAGGAAagttctctctcagcttcagaaGACTCTGAATAAGAAACTCAGTGAAACACTGAATATTAAGTTGAAAGAAGCAGGTGAGAAGCTTTCCTATTAAACATATTTTCCAGGTACAAGTCTCTAACAAGAAATCTGTGACCAACAGCTATAATGCAATATAAGCTACATTCACATTACAGGTCACATTGTTCACTACTGACTTTTTTACTCAAATCAGATATATGCATATGTTGCTTGTTCATATTCATAAGTgacctgtgtttttttttttgtaatgtgAACACATATGTATCCTGAAACTATATGAATATGCACAAGTCACCTGCATCACCAGCAACAAACATCATTATTATAGAAAGCCTTGTAATATTAAAACAGGCTACTTGGACATGCTAATAGCTCATGAATGCATTGTGATTTGCTCTGGAGGCCAACAACCACTTGGTCATATCTGTACATAATCAGGTTGAGAAGGTAAACACAGATTCTGCTCCTGTTAGTGTCACACAAACTGTGGTCATGGTTGTTATTCTTCAATGTTGCTTTGGCAACAGCATATAACCAAAAGCCACAAGAATTCAGatctgactgttctcattgaAGTCTCATAACCTCCAGCATTATTGTACTGATTTCATTTCATTCTCATTCGAGTCCCACAGCCACAAATCAACTATGAATCCGAATTCAGATCACATTCAAAAGTGATTCAAATCTCATTTGAAAAGTTCAGATTATGTGTCTACATTGCCTGACAAGAAATTAATTTGTGTCACAGTaatgaaaaaaatcactttAGGATTGGTAATGTGAACAGAGTGTATAAGATTATATAGAATTACAGAATAGTGAAGATGTTTTTTTAGTCCAATGCTATAAAATAACTTCTTTAAAATCAAATTAATACCTCTCTTCCTAAAATTCAGTCAGCACAGAATTGAAGAGGAGTCAACAGTATGcaggtacagtgtgatttataatcTTTCTCTGTTCATTTGAATTACTATTATCTATATTATACGGATTATCCTAACACTACTGCAACTCATGTAACCatataaatatgtattaatTATGACTGACTGTAAAGGA from the Brachyhypopomus gauderio isolate BG-103 unplaced genomic scaffold, BGAUD_0.2 sc114, whole genome shotgun sequence genome contains:
- the LOC143497894 gene encoding E3 ubiquitin-protein ligase TRIM39-like isoform X1, with protein sequence MEESSLSSQGKRWRTMEEPSEFTRDSSSLLSEEQFMCSVCLDEFIDPVTTPCGHNFCKTCLTQYWDNSPNCICPLCKEKFTKRPELKINSTLREVVDHFMKKKSLDKPDVFCDACTGVKLKAVKSCLHCGLTFCKSHLEPHNNVPKLKKHKLINPVENVDDYICQKHDKPLELFCRKDEMCVCQFCTETDHKTHNTVTIEEESGEKRTQLRKTQSEVQQMIQERLKKMEEIKHSVELRKKSTEREIADSIEVFTALMRSIERSQDELLQVMEEKQKAAERQAEGLIKDLEQEITELKRRDSELEQLSHTEDHIHLLQIYPTMNSPPHTKNWTDISINTDVNVEKVRKVLSQLQKTLNKKLSETLNIKLKEAVSTELKRSQQYAVDVTLDPDTANCYLILSDDGKQVTHGDTRQNLPDNPKRFYMYLIVLGKEGFSSGRFYYEVQVKGKTDWDVGVARESVNRKEEFALSPQDGCWIVVLRNENQYKACAGPDIPLTLREKPQTVGVFVDYEEGLVSFYDVEARSHIYSYTGQSFTEKLYPYFSPYLNDGGKNSSPLIISCMCKTE
- the LOC143497894 gene encoding E3 ubiquitin-protein ligase TRIM39-like isoform X2 → MEESSLSSQVTRDSSSLLSEEQFMCSVCLDEFIDPVTTPCGHNFCKTCLTQYWDNSPNCICPLCKEKFTKRPELKINSTLREVVDHFMKKKSLDKPDVFCDACTGVKLKAVKSCLHCGLTFCKSHLEPHNNVPKLKKHKLINPVENVDDYICQKHDKPLELFCRKDEMCVCQFCTETDHKTHNTVTIEEESGEKRTQLRKTQSEVQQMIQERLKKMEEIKHSVELRKKSTEREIADSIEVFTALMRSIERSQDELLQVMEEKQKAAERQAEGLIKDLEQEITELKRRDSELEQLSHTEDHIHLLQIYPTMNSPPHTKNWTDISINTDVNVEKVRKVLSQLQKTLNKKLSETLNIKLKEAVSTELKRSQQYAVDVTLDPDTANCYLILSDDGKQVTHGDTRQNLPDNPKRFYMYLIVLGKEGFSSGRFYYEVQVKGKTDWDVGVARESVNRKEEFALSPQDGCWIVVLRNENQYKACAGPDIPLTLREKPQTVGVFVDYEEGLVSFYDVEARSHIYSYTGQSFTEKLYPYFSPYLNDGGKNSSPLIISCMCKTE